A genomic segment from Spinacia oleracea cultivar Varoflay chromosome 3, BTI_SOV_V1, whole genome shotgun sequence encodes:
- the LOC110791841 gene encoding UDP-glycosyltransferase 88B1, whose translation MEKVVVLYPSPFIGHLISMVELGKLILIHSPTISSITIIIPNSPINNASYYSSYVSSISASFPSITFIFHPPVPLLLGDLSSYEDVEHITFETLRSNNTNVLNSLQSLSKSCTISAFIADLFCYSVVEVSRSLLNIPTYYFFSSGASVLAFMLNLPVYDRTFTGSYRNVRVPLEIPGLFSLPTSDMIESMLDRRVSYKEFIKLAETFLKSDGIIVNTFESLEVRAVKGLKQGSCLPGTPIPPVYCIGPLMANKGGGEDGAEGGGERHECLSWLDSQPSRSVVYLCFGSGGVFSKEQTMEIAIGLEKSGVRFLWVVRAPPNKSTANAMVESLHGPDLDSLLPKGFLDRTKDRGHVVKLWAPQIEVLGHESIGGFVTHCGWNSTLEAVCAGVPMVAWPLYAEQRFNRVLLVEEIGIALPMNESEGRFVRSSEIERRVKQIMSSEEGDVVRKRVLDLKDKAKVALNGGGSSMIELVMLVESWK comes from the coding sequence atggagaaAGTAGTAGTGCTCTACCCATCACCATTCATAGGCCACTTAATCTCCATGGTAGAACTAGGCAAACTCATCTTAATCCATTCTCCTACAATTTCCTCCATCACCATAATAATCCCAAACTCCCCTATAAACAATGCTTCCTATTACTCCTCATACGTCTCCTCTATCTCCGCCTCGTTCCCTTCCATCACCTTCATCTTCCACCCTCCTGTCCCGCTCCTTCTCGGAGACCTTTCGAGTTACGAGGATGTCGAACATATCACGTTCGAGACTCTTCGTAGCAACAACACCAACGTTCTCAACTCCCTCCAATCTCTCTCCAAGTCTTGTACTATTTCTGCTTTCATTGCCGACTTGTTTTGCTACTCGGTGGTTGAAGTTTCTCGGTCACTACTCAACATACCTACTTACTATTTCTTCTCTTCTGGTGCTTCTGTTCTAGCTTTCATGCTTAACCTTCCTGTTTATGACAGAACTTTTACCGGTTCTTACAGGAATGTTCGGGTTCCGCTCGAGATTCCCGGGTTATTCTCTCTTCCTACTAGTGATATGATTGAGTCCATGCTTGATCGTCGGGTTAGTTATAAGGAGTTTATTAAGTTAGCTGAAACTTTTCTTAAATCGGATGGGATAATTGTTAATACTTTCGAGTCGTTAGAAGTTAGAGCTGTTAAGGGTTTGAAACAAGGGAGTTGTCTTCCTGGAACTCCAATCCCTCCTGTTTATTGTATTGGGCCTTTGATGGCTAATAAAGGCGGAGGCGAGGATGGCGCCGAAGGAGGAGGTGAAAGACACGAGTGTTTAAGTTGGCTTGACTCGCAACCAAGTCGAAGTGTAGTGTACTTGTGTTTTGGAAGTGGGGGTGTGTTTTCTAAGGAACAAACAATGGAGATAGCTATAGGGTTGGAAAAGAGTGGCGTTAGGTTTTTATGGGTGGTTCGTGCTCCACCTAATAAAAGTACGGCTAATGCGATGGTAGAGTCATTGCATGGACCAGATTTGGACTCACTCCTTCCAAAGGGATTTTTGGATAGGACTAAGGATAGGGGTCATGTGGTTAAGCTATGGGCCCCACAAATTGAAGTATTGGGGCACGAGTCGATAGGTGGGTTCGTAACTCATTGTGGGTGGAACTCGACTTTAGAGGCAGTATGTGCTGGAGTGCCTATGGTGGCTTGGCCTCTATATGCCGAGCAAAGATTTAATAGGGTTTTACTTGTGGAGGAGATTGGAATAGCCCTACCAATGAATGAGTCAGAGGGTCGATTTGTGAGGTCGAGCGAGATAGAGAGGCGAGTCAAGCAAATTATGAGCTCGGAAGAAGGGGATGTTGTAAGGAAACGTGTTTTGGATTTGAAAGATAAGGCTAAGGTTGCACTCAATGGAGGAGGCTCGTCTATGATTGAATTGGTTATGTTAGTTGAATCGTGGAAATGA
- the LOC130469484 gene encoding uncharacterized protein, translated as MAALTRFVSKSADRSIPFFNTLKQNGKFRWGETEERAFEKVKDHLRALPTIARPEEGDKLQLYVSASAQTVAAVLISEKDKVQQPIYFVSHILNPAEARYSLIEKVAYAVLIVARKLRPYFDAHTIQILTNFPLEKALQKMDTTGRLLRWAIELSEYDLEFHPRNAIKAQALADFVVEASYQEDETKAESWEVSVDGSAAQSGAGAGVVMTSPTGDKFEYVIRFNFAASNNEAEYEAAIAGVQLCLSADAKRIVMTTDSQLVTNQFSGEYETKESSMRRYQEKLKTLTAKLEAFEIKLVPRALNTAADSLAKLASSKAIELSRSVMIEIMHRRSTEEKGKEIMVITANKEWYDDIWTYKTTGVLPADIREAKKIKKDVCWYVIYQGQLYKRAFSLPLLRCLTAYESARLIEEVHEGICGNHVGGKTLALICQRQGYYWPTMFEDAQSYVKKREKFQLFAPVIRMPANDLMPILNPIPFAQWGMDIVGPFTTASGGRKFLIVAVDYFTKWIEAEPVAKITANQVRKFIWKNIITRFGIPTAIVFDHGCQFDCEPIRAFLADYRIKFAYASVCHPQSNGQAEAANKQILVPLKKKLDEFKGKWADTVPEVLWGNRTTVKEATGESPFKLCFGSEAVIPAEVALPTFRIQHYEEQENDSLLRHQLDFLPEVRLQAEIKSAAYKNRMSRAYNKRVKHRNLEVGDLVLRRTAATGKAQKQGKLTANWEGPYQIWEEVVAGSYRLMEMDGTPLKNSWNAYTLRKFHV; from the coding sequence ATGGCAGCTCTGACAAGATTTGTTAGCAAATCAGCCGACAGGTCGATCCCATTTTTTAACACTCTTAAGCAGAACGGAAAATTCCGGTGGGGAGAAACCGAGGAAAGGGCCTTTGAGAAGGTAAAAGACCATCTTCGTGCTTTGCCGACGATAGCCAGGCCGGAAGAGGGCGACAAGCTACAGTTGTATGTGTCCGCTTCAGCCCAAACCGTTGCTGCCGTACTAATCAGTGAAAAAGACAAAGTCCAGCAGCCTAtatactttgtcagccacattTTGAATCCGGCAGAAGCGAGATACTCGCTGATAGAGAAAGTGGCCTATGCAGTCCTGATAGTCGCCAGAAAGCTCAGACCATATTTTGATGCACATACCATACAAATCCTGACGAACTTCCCACTAGAGAAGGCTTTGCAAAAAATGGATACAACCGGCAGGCTGTTGcgatgggcaatagagctgtcgGAGTACGATCTTGAGTTTCACCCGCGCAATGCAATAAAAGCACAAGCCTTGGCCGACTTCGTAGTTGAAGCATCCTATCAAGAGGATGAAACCAAAGCAGAATCCTGGGAAGTATCAGTAGACGGGTCAGCCGCTCAGTCGGGAGCGGGAGCCGGCGTTGTCATGACCTCTCCGACAGGAGATAAGTTCGAATACGTAATCAGATTCAATTTCGCAGCTtcgaacaacgaagcagaatatgaagcagccATTGCAGGGGTACAGCTATGTTTGTCGGCAGATGCCAAGAGGATAGTAATGACAACAGATTCTCAGTTGGTGACAAATCAGTTTTCGGGAGAGTATGAAACAAAAGAGTCGTCAATGCGGCGGTATCAAGAAAAACTGAAGACGCTGACAGCGAAATTAGAGGCTTTTGAGATCAAATTGGTCCCTAGAGCGTTGAACACTGCCGCAGACAGCCTAGCAAAACTGGCCAGTTCGAAAGCAATCGAGCTCAGTCGATCAGTAATGATAGAAATCATGCATAGAAGGAGTAcggaagaaaaaggaaaagaaataatGGTCATCACGGCGAACAAAGAGTGGTACGACGATATCTGGACGTACAAGACAACTGGAGTGCTCCCGGCCGATATCAGGGAGGcaaagaaaatcaaaaaagaCGTCTGCTGGTACGTCATATATCAGGGACAACTCTATAAAAGAGCATTCAGCCTCCCCCTGCTGCGGTGTTTGACGGCATACGAATCCGCAAGGTTAATCGAAGAAGTGCATGAAGGAATATGCGGAAACCATGTAGGAGGAAAAACACTCGCTTTGATCTGCCAAAGACAAGGTTACTACTGGCCAACCATGTTCGAAGACGCACAGAGCTATGTCAAGAAACGTGAAAAATTTCAGCTGTTTGCCCCAGTAATACGTATGCCAGCAAACGACTTGATGCCCATTCTGAATCCAATTCCATTCGCCCAGTGGGGTATGGATATTGTAGGACCCTTCACAACAGCCTCAGGAGGCAGGAAGTTCTTGATTGTTGCCGTCGATTACTTCACAAAATGGATTGAGGCCGAGCCGGTAGCAAAGATAACAGCCAACCAGGTACGGAagttcatctggaaaaacatcataACAAGGTTTGGAATACCGACAGCAATAGTATTCGACCATGGATGCCAGTTCGACTGCGAACCTATACGAGCATTCTTGGCAGACTACCGGATCAAGTTCGCATACGCTTCAGTCTGCCACCCAcagagcaacgggcaagccgaggcTGCAAACAAACAAATACTCGTACCCCTTAAGAAAAAGCTGGATGAGTTCAAAGGCAAGTGGGCAGACACAGTCCCAGAGGTCCTATGGGGTAACAGAACGACGGTTAAAGAAGCAACGGGAGAGAGCCCTTTCAAACTATGCTTCGGATCAGAAGCAGTCATACCGGCTGAAGTAGCACTACCCACCTTCCGCATCCAGCATTATGAAGAACAGGAAAACGACAGCTTACTCAGACACCAACTGGATTTCTTACCAGAGGTCAGACTGCAGGCGGAAATTAAGTCGGCTGCATACAAGAACAGAATGAGCAGGGCCTACAACAAGCGAGTAAAACATAGGAATCTAGAGGTAGGCGACCTTGTACTTCGCCGGACGGCAGCAACCGGCAAGGCTCAAAAACAAGGAAAACTGACTGCAAATTGGGAAGGGCCCTACCAGATATGGGAAGAAGTGGTAGCTGGATCATACAGACTAATGGAGATGGATGGAACACCGCTGAAGAACTCATGGAACGCATATACTTTAAGAAAATTCCATGTATGA